A DNA window from Chryseobacterium sp. MEBOG06 contains the following coding sequences:
- a CDS encoding bifunctional metallophosphatase/5'-nucleotidase — protein sequence MDRKSFLKAIGGGSLAMALAPNMMMAEELRILDLKSANKLTILHTNDQHSRIEPFDASYTKNPNQGGFARRASLIQQIRNQESNVLLLDSGDIFQGTPYFNFFGGELEFKLMSMMKYDASTMGNHDFDNGLEGFLKVLPNAKFPFICSNYDFKNTILDGHTSPYKIFNKNGVKVGIFGVGIQLEGLVGKKQYAETVYSNPIDVAQHYSNFLKKDQKCDLVICLSHIGYDYKDEPTKISDKILAANTENIDIILGGHTHTFLPEPQSFTNRQGKNVFVNQVGWAGLLLGRIDFYFDTNKNVQHISWNNQVIDSSIIA from the coding sequence ATGGATAGAAAAAGTTTTTTAAAAGCAATAGGTGGTGGATCTTTAGCAATGGCTTTGGCTCCCAATATGATGATGGCGGAGGAATTGAGAATTCTTGATTTAAAATCCGCAAACAAACTGACTATTCTTCATACTAATGACCAGCACAGCAGAATAGAACCTTTTGACGCCAGCTATACCAAAAATCCTAATCAGGGAGGTTTTGCAAGAAGAGCGAGCTTAATTCAGCAGATCAGAAATCAGGAAAGCAATGTACTGCTTCTTGATTCAGGAGATATTTTCCAGGGGACTCCCTATTTTAATTTCTTCGGAGGTGAACTGGAGTTTAAGTTAATGTCTATGATGAAGTATGATGCTTCTACCATGGGAAATCATGATTTTGACAATGGCCTGGAGGGTTTTCTAAAGGTACTTCCTAATGCAAAGTTCCCTTTCATCTGTTCCAATTATGATTTTAAAAATACCATTCTTGACGGTCATACTTCCCCTTATAAAATCTTTAATAAGAATGGGGTAAAAGTAGGAATTTTCGGAGTCGGTATTCAGCTGGAGGGTCTTGTAGGTAAAAAACAATATGCGGAAACGGTTTATTCCAATCCGATTGATGTAGCCCAGCATTATTCAAATTTTCTTAAAAAAGATCAGAAATGTGATCTCGTGATTTGTCTTTCACATATAGGTTACGATTATAAAGATGAACCTACCAAAATAAGTGATAAAATTTTAGCGGCCAATACAGAAAATATTGATATTATCTTAGGCGGCCATACGCATACATTCTTACCAGAACCTCAATCTTTCACCAACAGACAGGGTAAAAATGTCTTTGTCAATCAGGTGGGATGGGCAGGTCTTCTTTTGGGAAGAATAGATTTTTATTTTGATACAAACAAAAACGTACAGCATATCTCCTGGAACAATCAGGTAATAGACAGCAGCATAATAGCATAA
- a CDS encoding T9SS type A sorting domain-containing protein yields the protein MKKLSLISLGILASLQLTKAQVISSKKWADLFSYNGVIAMKEDNGKIIAATENGIFYYTISTGEITKLSKANGLHNVGITAFDYNPQTKLGLIGYSDGSMDVITPQDIKYVVDIPIAAGYNGDKKINHISITGDKAAISVGYGVSIFDMKKKEFGDSSFFITGGVYQASNEATIFGNKVFSVTNNGLKSHEMNTTFPVYSTWTTEIPGVFKHIDSESEMVFSTATTAYIYNNGTPMQLPTVFGNIRDVVITPSTIVVTDNRIYTYGINGVTQNAVSLGEECNTAITSAGGKILGGTVFSGIKDESNSTYKPSGPYFNTAYNLNLFDNNQMLVSSGGRVDNFNGPAVNAKKPGFYYFNGTEWIYPSYFINNPASVNILDAIISPLNSNEVFYTNYTMFDQGVYRMKYNAASKDFEFVKYYNLGAKPFYKRPAGFATDPQNNLFVSFGFDDGNPSIGIYDKAADDFILKKLVLASESTQKPVFHENMLWIPLPRSNNFWTYDYKNPTNLSDDSDYIMGEANGFVEGTLSVAFDKSGDAWIGAYNGLKVLQNAASEIKTPSPKPEPIIIEQNGLGEELFRDAAILQIAVDEGDHKWVSVDGGGVYYLSSDGQRTIQHFTKENSPLPTNSVTDIKIDKKTGKVYFVTYNGIVTYQGDVADVTSNFGNVLVYPNPVVYSNFKGKVTIKGLAEKTNIRIVDAAGNVVHSAVARGGYYEWDLNNQKGTRVASGIYFVLMTNEDGSDKATAKIGVVN from the coding sequence ATGAAAAAACTCTCTTTAATTTCTCTTGGTATTTTAGCCTCTCTGCAGCTTACTAAAGCTCAGGTCATTTCATCAAAAAAATGGGCGGATCTTTTTTCCTACAATGGCGTCATCGCTATGAAAGAAGACAATGGAAAAATAATTGCTGCCACAGAAAACGGAATATTCTATTATACAATATCAACAGGAGAAATTACGAAGTTGTCTAAAGCCAATGGGCTTCACAATGTAGGAATCACTGCCTTTGATTACAATCCACAAACCAAGCTGGGACTTATCGGATATAGCGATGGTTCTATGGATGTGATAACACCACAGGACATAAAATATGTTGTGGATATTCCAATTGCTGCCGGCTACAATGGAGATAAAAAAATCAATCATATTTCTATAACCGGAGACAAAGCTGCAATTTCTGTCGGATATGGTGTTTCCATATTTGATATGAAAAAGAAAGAATTCGGAGATTCTTCATTCTTTATTACCGGTGGTGTTTATCAGGCGAGTAATGAAGCTACAATATTTGGCAATAAGGTCTTTTCTGTTACTAATAACGGTTTGAAAAGTCATGAGATGAATACTACTTTCCCTGTTTATTCTACCTGGACTACAGAGATTCCGGGAGTATTCAAACATATAGATTCTGAATCTGAAATGGTCTTTTCAACCGCTACCACAGCCTATATCTATAATAATGGAACCCCAATGCAGCTTCCTACTGTTTTTGGAAACATCCGCGATGTTGTTATTACCCCCAGCACCATAGTGGTTACTGATAACAGAATATATACATACGGCATCAATGGAGTAACTCAAAATGCGGTAAGCCTTGGAGAGGAATGTAATACAGCAATAACATCAGCCGGAGGAAAAATTTTGGGTGGAACAGTATTTTCAGGGATAAAGGACGAAAGCAATAGTACCTATAAACCATCAGGCCCTTATTTCAATACGGCCTATAATCTCAATCTGTTTGATAATAATCAGATGCTTGTATCTAGCGGAGGAAGAGTAGATAACTTTAATGGCCCTGCCGTTAATGCTAAAAAACCAGGCTTCTATTATTTTAATGGCACAGAATGGATCTATCCTTCCTATTTCATTAATAATCCCGCTTCTGTAAATATTTTAGATGCTATCATAAGTCCTCTTAACAGTAATGAAGTATTCTACACCAATTATACGATGTTTGATCAGGGAGTATATAGAATGAAATATAATGCTGCCAGTAAAGATTTTGAATTCGTAAAATATTATAATCTTGGAGCCAAACCTTTTTACAAACGTCCGGCAGGGTTTGCCACCGATCCGCAAAATAATCTTTTTGTATCTTTTGGATTTGATGATGGAAACCCTTCAATAGGAATATATGATAAGGCAGCAGATGATTTTATTCTCAAGAAACTTGTTCTTGCCAGTGAATCTACACAGAAGCCTGTTTTTCATGAAAATATGTTGTGGATACCACTTCCAAGATCCAACAATTTCTGGACTTACGATTATAAAAACCCGACGAATCTTTCTGATGACTCAGATTATATCATGGGAGAGGCTAATGGATTCGTAGAGGGAACATTATCTGTAGCATTCGACAAGTCCGGTGACGCATGGATCGGGGCATACAATGGCTTAAAAGTACTGCAAAATGCGGCTTCTGAAATAAAAACCCCAAGTCCTAAACCTGAGCCTATCATTATAGAGCAAAATGGTCTTGGAGAAGAACTTTTCAGAGACGCTGCTATTCTTCAGATTGCCGTGGATGAAGGAGATCACAAATGGGTTTCTGTAGATGGAGGCGGTGTATATTATCTGTCTTCTGACGGCCAGAGAACAATCCAACATTTCACAAAAGAAAACTCCCCTCTTCCTACCAATAGTGTGACAGACATAAAAATAGATAAAAAGACCGGTAAAGTCTATTTTGTAACCTATAATGGAATTGTGACTTATCAGGGCGATGTTGCAGATGTTACTTCCAATTTTGGAAATGTTCTGGTTTACCCTAACCCTGTTGTATATTCTAATTTCAAAGGAAAGGTAACCATCAAGGGTCTGGCTGAAAAGACCAATATAAGAATTGTAGATGCTGCAGGAAACGTTGTTCATTCTGCTGTGGCCAGAGGAGGATATTATGAGTGGGATCTTAACAACCAGAAAGGGACGAGAGTGGCTTCAGGAATTTATTTTGTTCTAATGACCAATGAGGACGGTTCTGATAAAGCTACAGCCAAAATAGGAGTAGTCAATTAA
- a CDS encoding 5'-nucleotidase C-terminal domain-containing protein: protein MKNKFLLLGIALASLTACKTASVPQSVKVKTQRNISINNELKNDEEFVKFIAPYKQKLDQEMNQKISHTNVDLTKQGDNSNLGNLLADYTLEGGDEWTRVHLKQNVDAALINIGGIRTTIGKGDIMLKNVFEVMPFENELIIVKMKGADLPGLFEYYAEHQVNNPVSHLYIETKNGQLTKSLINGKAVEPNKDYYIATSDYLALGGDNMKFFAKGESIPTGVKLRDLYIDYFKRNPEIVPATDVRLNFIGKK, encoded by the coding sequence ATGAAAAATAAATTCTTGTTACTAGGAATTGCTCTGGCATCACTTACAGCATGCAAGACGGCTTCTGTGCCGCAGTCTGTGAAAGTGAAGACTCAGCGCAACATTTCTATTAATAATGAGCTAAAGAATGATGAGGAGTTTGTAAAATTCATTGCACCGTATAAGCAGAAACTAGATCAGGAGATGAATCAGAAAATCTCCCACACGAATGTGGATCTTACGAAGCAGGGAGACAACAGCAACCTGGGCAATCTTTTAGCAGATTATACACTTGAAGGAGGAGATGAGTGGACCAGGGTTCATCTTAAACAGAATGTAGATGCAGCATTGATTAATATCGGAGGAATCCGCACTACCATTGGTAAAGGGGATATTATGCTGAAAAATGTTTTTGAAGTGATGCCTTTTGAAAATGAGCTGATCATTGTAAAAATGAAAGGAGCAGATTTACCCGGGCTTTTTGAATATTATGCAGAACATCAGGTGAACAATCCAGTATCTCATTTGTATATTGAAACAAAAAACGGACAGTTAACGAAATCTTTAATTAACGGAAAAGCAGTAGAGCCAAACAAAGATTACTATATTGCCACTTCAGACTATCTTGCTCTGGGAGGTGACAACATGAAATTTTTTGCAAAAGGAGAGTCGATCCCAACGGGAGTTAAACTTAGGGATTTATATATTGATTATTTCAAGAGAAATCCCGAAATAGTTCCTGCTACAGACGTTCGTTTAAATTTTATCGGTAAAAAGTAA